A genomic segment from Bradyrhizobium sp. CB1015 encodes:
- a CDS encoding TonB-dependent siderophore receptor, translating into MSSIRISRPRRVLLVSAAFTSFAVLDLPAALAQQAREPLPPVEVSPPQSSKRAKPAAREAQSTRRAAVRRPAASAVPRPAVPAAAAPTPLNTNAVAESASRLGLTVREIPATVEVISAETMREQGYRTVSEVAQGAVGVTSGDAPGEPAGFSMRGFTNSQINTLYNGIKIGPQNMTSRIMDTANLEAVEFLKGPASLISGEGAAGGAINFVTKQPHTGPIRNEADFSYDSLNSFRAHYGSGGSTNVEGLDYRFDISRSSLNGFVDDTNTKTFDVSGQLNYRISDSLKVWGAIEYREDRGKAYWGAPLVPVAFSGSHATSGIVSGNYVSNYNGTNLGAVTIDDRTFNTNYNVLDNRNVAQEVWLRGGFELKLAPDLTLKSQAYGYGAERTWFNNEIEAFNSTTNLVDRERFYVAYSQRLVGNITDLIWDSNIAGFDNRLVTTLSSSYLDFVRPGAANFPGDSVSLVDPNRGFYGLLTTQQQTARIDNEALSFEDRLKLTHSFALIGGLRVEHIGLDRNSTDKNGVEKAGFPFTKDWGPVTGRIGYTWEPVPGLTFFSQYATGADIAANNIFLLGPTQPLDLTMSRTYETGVKHLFWDNRAEWSFSAYDILRKNVYAAAGGQALNIAGRQESKGVELAASVRPIEPLRLWGNIAYVDARYADYNFAGGSFSGNTPPNVPRIVANAGASYRFFTPWPVELGITGRHVGDRYNTDANVVTMKAYTVADVYAFVDIPKTVFNAVDQARLTFRVRNITDKRYAIWGDPFYPDQILLGAPRTYEISAAFKW; encoded by the coding sequence GTGTCTTCCATCCGTATCTCACGACCGCGCCGCGTCCTGCTGGTTTCCGCCGCGTTCACGTCCTTCGCCGTTCTCGATCTGCCGGCCGCTCTGGCGCAGCAAGCCCGAGAGCCGCTGCCACCCGTCGAGGTGTCGCCACCGCAATCCAGCAAGCGGGCCAAGCCGGCTGCCCGGGAAGCCCAGAGCACGCGCCGCGCGGCAGTGCGCAGGCCGGCCGCATCCGCAGTGCCGAGGCCCGCGGTGCCGGCCGCAGCCGCGCCGACGCCGCTCAACACCAATGCGGTGGCTGAAAGCGCCTCGCGCCTTGGACTGACCGTGCGGGAGATACCAGCGACGGTGGAAGTCATCTCGGCCGAGACCATGCGCGAGCAGGGCTATCGCACTGTGTCCGAGGTGGCCCAAGGTGCGGTCGGCGTGACCTCCGGCGACGCGCCGGGGGAGCCGGCGGGCTTCTCGATGCGCGGCTTCACCAACAGCCAGATCAACACGCTCTACAACGGCATCAAGATCGGCCCGCAGAACATGACCTCGCGGATCATGGACACGGCCAATCTGGAGGCGGTGGAATTCCTCAAGGGCCCGGCCTCGCTGATCTCGGGCGAGGGCGCCGCGGGCGGTGCGATCAACTTCGTCACCAAGCAGCCACACACAGGACCGATCCGGAACGAGGCGGACTTCTCGTACGACTCACTGAACTCGTTCCGCGCGCATTACGGCTCGGGCGGCAGCACCAACGTAGAGGGACTTGACTACCGATTCGACATCAGCCGCTCTTCGCTCAACGGCTTTGTCGACGACACCAATACCAAGACGTTCGACGTGTCCGGGCAGCTCAACTACCGCATCTCCGACAGTCTCAAGGTCTGGGGCGCGATCGAGTACCGTGAGGATCGCGGAAAGGCTTATTGGGGCGCGCCGCTGGTGCCGGTCGCCTTCAGCGGCTCGCACGCGACGAGCGGTATCGTGTCCGGCAATTACGTCTCCAACTACAACGGAACCAATCTCGGTGCCGTCACCATCGACGACCGCACCTTCAACACCAATTACAACGTTCTCGACAACCGCAACGTGGCGCAGGAAGTGTGGCTGCGCGGCGGTTTTGAGCTGAAGCTCGCGCCTGACCTCACGCTGAAAAGTCAGGCCTATGGTTACGGTGCAGAACGGACCTGGTTCAACAACGAGATCGAGGCGTTCAACTCCACAACGAACCTGGTCGATCGCGAGCGCTTCTATGTCGCCTACAGCCAGCGGCTGGTCGGCAACATCACCGACCTGATCTGGGATTCAAATATTGCGGGTTTCGACAACCGTCTGGTCACGACGCTCTCGTCGAGCTATCTCGATTTCGTCAGGCCCGGCGCGGCAAACTTTCCCGGCGATTCCGTTTCTCTGGTCGATCCCAACCGCGGCTTCTACGGCCTGCTCACAACACAGCAGCAGACCGCGCGGATCGACAACGAGGCTCTGTCATTCGAGGACCGGCTGAAGCTGACGCACAGCTTCGCGCTGATCGGCGGCCTGCGTGTCGAGCACATCGGGCTCGACCGCAACTCGACCGACAAGAACGGTGTGGAGAAAGCAGGCTTCCCGTTCACGAAAGACTGGGGGCCGGTGACGGGGCGCATCGGCTACACCTGGGAACCCGTTCCCGGTCTGACCTTCTTCAGCCAGTACGCCACCGGCGCCGACATCGCAGCCAACAATATCTTTCTGCTCGGGCCAACCCAGCCGCTGGACCTGACGATGTCGCGCACCTACGAGACCGGCGTCAAGCACCTGTTCTGGGACAACCGGGCGGAATGGTCGTTCTCGGCCTACGACATCCTGCGCAAGAACGTCTATGCGGCGGCCGGCGGGCAGGCGCTCAACATCGCCGGGCGGCAGGAATCGAAGGGCGTCGAGCTTGCCGCCTCCGTGCGCCCGATCGAGCCGCTGCGGCTGTGGGGCAACATCGCCTATGTCGATGCGCGCTATGCCGACTACAATTTTGCCGGCGGCTCGTTCTCCGGCAACACGCCGCCGAACGTGCCGCGTATCGTCGCAAACGCCGGCGCATCGTACCGGTTCTTCACGCCCTGGCCGGTGGAGCTCGGCATCACCGGCCGTCATGTCGGCGACCGCTACAACACCGATGCCAACGTCGTGACGATGAAGGCCTACACCGTGGCCGACGTCTACGCCTTCGTTGACATCCCCAAGACGGTGTTCAATGCGGTCGACCAGGCCCGACTGACCTTCCGTGTCCGCAACATCACGGACAAGCGCTACGCGATCTGGGGCGATCCGTTCTATCCCGACCAGATCCTCCTGGGCGCGCCGCGCACCTACGAGATCTCGGCCGCGTTCAAGTGGTGA
- the cobM gene encoding precorrin-4 C(11)-methyltransferase — protein MTVHFIGAGPGAPDLLTLRGRDLIAACPVCLYAGSLVPEGVLAHCPPGARIVNTAPMSLDEIIAEIAAAHAAGHDVARLHSGDLSIWSAMGEQLRRLRALRIPYTVTPGVPSFSAAAAALEAELTLPGLAQTVVLTRTPGRASAMPEGEKLAAFAATGAVLAIHLSIHLLDPVVAELTPHYGADCPVAIVWRASWPEQRIVRATLATLDAAVGTEMERTALILVGKTLGAADFDESRLYAADYDRRYRPLGAEPRFPEAS, from the coding sequence ATGACCGTGCATTTCATCGGCGCCGGCCCGGGCGCGCCCGATTTGCTGACGCTGCGGGGCCGCGACCTGATCGCGGCCTGCCCGGTCTGCCTCTATGCCGGCTCGCTGGTGCCGGAGGGCGTGCTGGCGCATTGCCCGCCGGGGGCGCGGATCGTCAACACCGCGCCCATGTCGCTCGACGAGATCATCGCCGAGATCGCCGCCGCGCATGCGGCAGGCCACGACGTCGCGCGGCTGCATTCCGGCGATCTCTCGATCTGGTCGGCGATGGGCGAGCAGCTCCGCCGTTTGCGTGCGCTCCGGATTCCCTACACAGTGACACCCGGCGTTCCCTCATTCTCGGCTGCCGCAGCCGCGCTGGAAGCCGAGCTGACGCTGCCGGGTCTTGCTCAGACGGTCGTGCTGACGCGCACGCCGGGCCGTGCCAGCGCAATGCCCGAAGGCGAGAAGCTTGCCGCATTCGCCGCGACCGGTGCGGTGCTCGCGATACATCTGTCGATCCATCTGCTTGACCCAGTCGTCGCCGAGCTGACGCCGCATTACGGTGCGGATTGCCCGGTCGCGATCGTCTGGCGCGCGAGCTGGCCGGAGCAGCGCATCGTGCGCGCGACGCTGGCAACGCTCGATGCGGCCGTGGGTACCGAGATGGAGCGCACGGCGCTGATCCTGGTCGGCAAGACGCTTGGGGCTGCCGATTTCGACGAGAGCCGCCTCTATGCCGCCGATTACGACCGTCGCTACCGGCCCCTCGGTGCCGAGCCGCGCTTTCCGGAGGCGTCGTGA
- a CDS encoding cobyrinate a,c-diamide synthase: protein MPASLVISAPASGVGKTTLTLALARAWRHRGFNVQCFKSGPDYIDPAFHAAATGRASVNVDSWAMDRGTIAHLVGRGADADVVLAEGSMGLFDGVAARGVSGTGATADIAEMLGWPVVLVIDPSGQAQTAAAIAAGLRDYRAGVRLAGVVLNRVASPRHEDLVRRALNEAGIKVFGALPRHAEISLPKRHLGLVQAEEQAEIGKLIDEAARFVAEHVDLDAVLHSAGKWSPQAAVNGLNVTPPGQRIALARDAAFSFVYPHMLEAWRAAGAEIVPFSPLTDEAPDASADVCWLPGGYPELHAGKIAANARFRSSLRAFAETRPVHGECGGYMVLGAGLTDADGVRHEMTGLLGLETSFAKRRMHLGYRLAELAAPMPGHQPGARLRGHEFHYSTILAQPDTALAVVHDATGAVIAETGSRRGHATGTFFHLIAEDR from the coding sequence ATGCCCGCGAGCCTCGTCATCTCCGCGCCGGCCTCCGGCGTCGGCAAGACCACGCTGACGCTGGCGCTCGCCCGCGCCTGGCGCCATCGCGGCTTCAACGTGCAGTGCTTCAAGAGCGGGCCCGACTACATCGATCCCGCCTTCCACGCCGCCGCCACGGGACGCGCCTCGGTCAACGTCGACAGCTGGGCGATGGATCGCGGCACCATCGCGCATCTCGTCGGCCGCGGTGCCGATGCCGATGTCGTGCTCGCCGAAGGCTCGATGGGCCTGTTCGACGGTGTCGCTGCGCGCGGGGTCTCCGGCACCGGAGCGACCGCCGATATCGCGGAGATGCTGGGCTGGCCGGTGGTTCTGGTGATCGATCCCTCCGGCCAGGCGCAGACTGCGGCAGCGATCGCCGCAGGCCTTCGCGATTACCGCGCCGGCGTGCGCCTGGCCGGCGTCGTGCTCAATCGCGTCGCCAGCCCGCGCCACGAGGATCTGGTGCGGCGCGCGCTGAACGAGGCCGGCATCAAAGTGTTCGGCGCGCTGCCGCGCCACGCCGAGATCAGCCTGCCGAAGCGGCATCTCGGCCTCGTGCAGGCTGAGGAGCAGGCCGAGATCGGCAAGCTGATCGACGAGGCCGCGCGCTTTGTCGCCGAGCACGTCGATCTCGATGCGGTGCTCCACTCGGCAGGCAAATGGTCGCCGCAAGCCGCGGTGAACGGCTTGAACGTGACCCCGCCGGGCCAGCGCATCGCGCTGGCCCGCGATGCGGCGTTCTCGTTCGTCTATCCGCACATGCTGGAAGCCTGGCGCGCGGCGGGCGCCGAGATCGTGCCGTTCTCGCCGCTGACCGACGAAGCGCCCGATGCAAGCGCCGACGTGTGCTGGCTGCCGGGCGGCTATCCCGAGCTTCATGCGGGAAAGATCGCGGCCAATGCGCGCTTTCGTAGCTCCTTGCGCGCTTTCGCCGAGACGCGGCCCGTGCATGGCGAATGCGGAGGCTATATGGTGCTGGGCGCAGGCCTCACCGACGCCGACGGCGTCCGCCATGAGATGACGGGGCTACTCGGCCTGGAGACCAGCTTTGCCAAGCGCCGCATGCATCTCGGCTATCGTCTTGCCGAACTCGCCGCGCCGATGCCCGGGCATCAGCCTGGTGCGCGCCTGCGCGGCCACGAGTTCCACTATTCGACCATCCTCGCGCAACCCGATACGGCGCTCGCGGTCGTGCACGACGCCACCGGCGCGGTCATTGCCGAAACCGGCTCGCGCCGTGGCCATGCCACCGGCACGTTCTTCCATCTGATTGCGGAGGACCGGTGA
- the cobA gene encoding uroporphyrinogen-III C-methyltransferase: protein MSGFVSFVSAGPGDPELLTVKGAARLREADVVLYDDLASGAILDLARPGANLVAVGKRAGRPSTKQHHVNRLLVDYAATGARVVRLKSGDAGIFSRLEEELETLREAGIGYEIVPGVTSACVAAAQAGIPLTRRHTSRRVQFITGADVTGELPPNLNWAALADPEATTVVYMGRRTFPALAAKLIAHGLAPSTPALFAESLGRPDERLVRTTIAELAEQLGRGGAASTAAVILLGALAGEYPA from the coding sequence GTGAGCGGTTTTGTCTCTTTCGTGTCCGCCGGCCCCGGCGATCCCGAGCTCCTCACGGTGAAGGGCGCCGCGCGACTGCGCGAGGCCGATGTCGTGCTCTATGACGATCTTGCCTCCGGCGCGATCCTCGATCTCGCGCGGCCCGGCGCCAATCTCGTCGCGGTGGGAAAGCGGGCCGGGCGTCCTTCGACCAAGCAGCACCACGTGAACCGTCTCCTGGTCGACTACGCTGCAACCGGCGCGCGCGTGGTGCGGCTGAAGTCCGGCGATGCCGGCATTTTCAGCCGGCTCGAGGAGGAGCTGGAAACGCTGCGCGAAGCCGGCATCGGCTACGAGATCGTTCCCGGTGTCACATCCGCCTGTGTCGCCGCCGCCCAGGCCGGCATTCCCCTGACCCGCCGGCATACCTCCCGCCGGGTGCAGTTCATCACCGGGGCTGACGTCACCGGCGAGCTGCCGCCGAATTTGAATTGGGCGGCGCTGGCCGATCCCGAGGCCACGACCGTGGTCTATATGGGCCGGCGCACCTTTCCGGCGCTTGCCGCAAAATTGATCGCGCACGGCCTCGCCCCCAGCACCCCGGCGCTGTTCGCCGAATCTCTCGGGCGTCCCGACGAACGGCTGGTCCGCACCACGATTGCCGAGCTCGCCGAGCAGCTTGGCCGCGGCGGCGCCGCTTCCACCGCTGCCGTCATCCTGCTCGGCGCGCTGGCGGGAGAATATCCGGCATGA
- the cobT gene encoding nicotinate-nucleotide--dimethylbenzimidazole phosphoribosyltransferase, whose product MLPEWVTQNCPEVSAFHREAAIARQAQLTKPTGALGRLEQLAIELAGLQATGQPRAARVPIIIFAGDHGIVAQGVSAYPQAVTIAMMTNFASGGAAISVLARELGSSLEVVDAGTLAEEPMAGIVTDKPRSGTRDFSVEAALTPTELAFALEAGQRAVVRAEAGRPDLLIFGEMGIGNTTTSAAIAASLLGVSAGESAGSGTGVDAAGRAHKARVIDAAIARHGVAGASVEKILCAVGGLEIAAISGAIIAAAQRHIPVLIDGFIVSVAALAAARLNPSCQPFLLPSHQSAEQGHRLVLRALNVQPLISLDLRLGEGSGAAIALPLVRSACALHNGMATFAQANVPDRPS is encoded by the coding sequence ATGCTTCCCGAATGGGTTACCCAGAACTGCCCTGAGGTCTCCGCGTTCCATCGCGAGGCGGCCATCGCGCGGCAAGCGCAGCTGACGAAGCCGACCGGCGCGCTCGGCCGGCTCGAGCAGCTCGCGATCGAGCTTGCGGGCCTGCAGGCGACTGGGCAGCCGCGCGCCGCGCGGGTCCCGATCATCATCTTCGCGGGCGACCACGGCATCGTCGCGCAGGGCGTGTCGGCCTATCCGCAAGCCGTCACCATCGCGATGATGACGAATTTTGCCTCCGGAGGCGCCGCGATCTCGGTGCTGGCGCGCGAGCTGGGTTCGAGCCTCGAGGTGGTCGACGCCGGCACGCTGGCCGAGGAGCCGATGGCGGGAATCGTCACCGACAAGCCGCGCAGCGGCACGCGCGATTTCAGTGTCGAGGCCGCGCTCACGCCCACGGAATTGGCCTTCGCCCTCGAGGCCGGCCAGCGCGCGGTGGTGCGCGCCGAGGCCGGCCGGCCTGATCTGTTGATCTTCGGCGAGATGGGGATCGGCAACACCACGACGTCAGCGGCGATTGCTGCGAGCCTGCTCGGTGTGAGCGCCGGGGAGAGCGCGGGCAGCGGCACCGGCGTCGATGCGGCCGGCAGGGCGCACAAGGCGCGGGTGATCGATGCGGCGATCGCGCGCCACGGCGTCGCCGGAGCCTCGGTCGAGAAGATCCTTTGCGCGGTCGGCGGCCTCGAAATCGCGGCGATCTCGGGTGCGATCATCGCGGCCGCGCAACGCCACATTCCCGTGTTGATCGACGGCTTCATCGTCTCCGTGGCGGCGCTGGCGGCGGCGCGCCTCAATCCCTCCTGCCAGCCGTTCCTGTTGCCCTCGCATCAATCGGCGGAGCAGGGACATCGGCTAGTGTTGCGCGCGCTGAACGTGCAGCCGCTGATCAGCCTGGATCTCAGGCTTGGCGAGGGATCGGGCGCGGCCATCGCGCTTCCGCTGGTCCGCTCGGCTTGTGCGCTTCACAACGGCATGGCGACCTTCGCGCAGGCCAACGTTCCGGATCGGCCTAGCTGA
- the cobF gene encoding precorrin-6A synthase (deacetylating), producing MLTLSLIGIGCGDPEQLTRAAIAAINAADLVLIPRKGTAKSDLADLRRMICAGVLTDKTTRIAEFDLPVRDATEADYRKGVDDWHDAVAATWSQTIARHLEGDGKVALLIWGDPSLYDSSLRIARRLNPLPTIEVVPGITSIQALCAAHALPLNDIGEPFLVTTGRRLREGGWPADVDTIVVMLDGGTAFQSLDPAGLHIWWGAYLGMPDQILMSGALAEVGARIAAVRQEARERHGWIMDSYILKRRR from the coding sequence ATGCTCACGCTCTCCCTGATAGGCATCGGTTGCGGCGATCCCGAGCAGCTCACGCGCGCCGCAATTGCCGCCATCAACGCGGCCGATCTCGTCCTGATCCCGCGCAAGGGGACTGCGAAGTCTGATCTTGCCGATCTCAGGCGGATGATCTGCGCCGGCGTGCTCACCGACAAGACGACGCGCATCGCCGAATTCGATCTTCCCGTGCGCGACGCGACCGAGGCGGACTACCGCAAGGGTGTCGACGATTGGCACGATGCCGTGGCTGCGACCTGGTCGCAGACGATTGCACGGCACCTCGAAGGTGACGGCAAGGTTGCGCTGCTGATCTGGGGCGATCCGTCGCTCTACGATTCCTCGCTGCGCATTGCGCGGCGATTGAATCCGTTGCCGACAATCGAAGTCGTGCCCGGCATCACCTCGATCCAGGCGCTGTGCGCGGCGCATGCGCTGCCGCTCAACGACATCGGCGAGCCGTTCCTGGTCACGACGGGGCGGCGCTTGCGCGAAGGCGGCTGGCCGGCGGATGTCGATACAATCGTGGTGATGCTCGACGGCGGCACGGCGTTCCAGTCGCTCGATCCGGCTGGGCTTCACATCTGGTGGGGTGCCTATCTCGGCATGCCCGATCAGATCCTCATGTCCGGCGCGCTGGCCGAAGTGGGCGCGCGCATTGCTGCCGTGCGGCAGGAAGCACGCGAGCGGCACGGCTGGATCATGGACAGCTATATTCTCAAACGCAGGCGTTGA
- a CDS encoding histidine phosphatase family protein gives MEGETFLWLIRHAAVAGVAGTIHAADARPDLGDHAALAALRQRLPADVAGYASPSRRTVETARALGLEPELVSEFREQDFGDWTGHRHDELAAIGGDAYAQVWRDPAHGRPPNGESFADQVARVRLGLSRIGAGSAALVVHSGTIRAALCIALDLTPEAALRFVIDPLSLTRIDRLAGGWRIVCVNQRVS, from the coding sequence ATGGAAGGCGAGACCTTCCTCTGGTTGATACGGCATGCGGCCGTCGCGGGCGTGGCCGGGACGATTCATGCGGCCGATGCGCGGCCCGACCTCGGCGATCACGCCGCATTGGCGGCTCTCAGGCAGCGCTTGCCCGCGGATGTCGCCGGCTATGCCAGCCCGTCGCGGCGCACGGTCGAGACGGCGCGCGCGCTGGGGCTCGAACCGGAGCTGGTCAGCGAATTCCGCGAGCAGGATTTCGGCGATTGGACCGGGCATCGGCATGACGAGCTCGCCGCGATCGGCGGCGACGCCTACGCGCAGGTCTGGCGCGATCCGGCGCACGGACGACCGCCGAACGGCGAGAGCTTTGCGGATCAGGTCGCCCGCGTTCGCCTCGGCCTGTCGCGGATCGGCGCAGGTTCCGCAGCGCTGGTCGTCCATTCCGGCACCATTCGGGCCGCGCTCTGCATCGCACTCGATCTCACACCGGAAGCCGCGCTGCGCTTCGTGATCGATCCGCTGTCGCTGACCCGGATCGACCGGCTGGCGGGCGGCTGGCGCATCGTCTGCGTGAATCAGCGGGTCAGCTAG
- a CDS encoding energy-coupling factor ABC transporter permease, protein MHIEPGIVTGAKLVLSYATGIAAGGVALKLAVETVREQGASSFAARTLATTGLVFTFFQVLPHFPVGVSEVHFILGSTLFLLFGAAPAAFGLAFGLLLQGVLFVPTDLPQYGMNVTTLLVPLFAIQAVASRIIPRKTAYVELQYRQALALSTAYQSGIVAWVAFWALYGSGFGATNLANIAAFAGSYALVIVIEPLADLALLALAKSLRGVTAPGLVTPRLHNAA, encoded by the coding sequence ATGCATATCGAACCCGGGATCGTGACGGGCGCCAAGCTCGTATTGAGTTACGCAACCGGCATCGCCGCAGGCGGCGTTGCCTTGAAGCTTGCGGTCGAGACCGTACGTGAGCAGGGCGCCAGCTCTTTCGCGGCGCGCACGCTCGCCACCACGGGCCTCGTCTTCACCTTCTTCCAGGTCCTGCCGCATTTCCCGGTCGGCGTCTCCGAGGTGCACTTCATCCTGGGCTCGACCCTGTTCCTGCTGTTTGGTGCTGCGCCCGCGGCCTTCGGCCTCGCGTTCGGCCTGTTGCTCCAGGGCGTGTTGTTCGTGCCGACCGACCTGCCGCAGTATGGCATGAACGTCACCACGCTCCTGGTGCCGCTGTTCGCGATCCAGGCGGTGGCAAGCCGGATCATTCCGCGCAAGACGGCTTACGTCGAGCTGCAATACCGCCAGGCGCTGGCGCTCTCGACCGCCTATCAGTCCGGCATCGTCGCCTGGGTGGCGTTCTGGGCGCTCTACGGCTCCGGCTTCGGTGCGACCAACCTCGCCAACATCGCGGCCTTTGCTGGATCCTATGCGCTGGTGATCGTGATCGAGCCGCTCGCCGATCTCGCCCTGCTGGCGTTGGCGAAGTCGCTGCGTGGCGTCACCGCACCCGGCCTCGTCACCCCGCGCCTGCACAACGCGGCCTGA
- the cbiE gene encoding precorrin-6y C5,15-methyltransferase (decarboxylating) subunit CbiE produces MADPWLTIIGIGEDGLAGLSEASRKALAEAETVFGGERHLALAEVGSRGRPWPVPFDANVVLSCRGRPTVVLASGDPFWHGAGASLAEKLDGDEWIAHPVPSTFSLAAARLGWRLEATTCIGLHAAPFERLVPHLVRDAHIICLMRDAAAVGDLAKWLTERGWGASLMWTLEALGGPREYTDQHRVDLFAEEVAADLVAVAVWARGTQGIPRRSGLPDDLFVHDGQITKRPVRALALSALAPRPGERLWDIGAGSGSISVEWALCGGTAIAVEAREDRVANIQKNAAAFGLAHRITVVTGISPGALATLDAPDAVFIGGGLDNATFDAIWSRLAPGTRLVAHSVTLETEALLGELHQRHGGELMRVEISHAAPLGRYRSWEAARPVVQWSVVR; encoded by the coding sequence TTGGCTGATCCCTGGCTGACCATCATCGGGATCGGCGAAGATGGCCTTGCCGGGCTGTCCGAAGCAAGCCGAAAGGCGCTTGCCGAGGCCGAAACGGTGTTCGGCGGCGAGCGCCATCTTGCGCTTGCCGAAGTCGGCAGCCGCGGACGTCCGTGGCCGGTGCCTTTCGACGCCAATGTCGTGCTGAGCTGCCGCGGCCGGCCGACAGTGGTGCTCGCCTCCGGCGATCCGTTCTGGCACGGCGCCGGCGCAAGCTTAGCCGAGAAGCTTGATGGCGACGAGTGGATCGCGCACCCGGTGCCGTCGACCTTCTCGCTTGCGGCCGCGCGTTTGGGCTGGCGGCTGGAGGCCACGACGTGCATCGGCCTCCATGCGGCGCCGTTCGAGCGTCTGGTCCCGCATCTGGTGCGAGATGCGCACATCATCTGCCTGATGCGCGACGCAGCGGCGGTCGGCGATCTCGCGAAATGGCTGACCGAGCGCGGATGGGGCGCGTCACTGATGTGGACGCTCGAGGCGCTTGGCGGGCCACGGGAATACACTGACCAGCATCGCGTCGACCTCTTTGCCGAGGAGGTCGCCGCTGATCTGGTCGCCGTGGCGGTGTGGGCGAGGGGAACACAGGGCATTCCCCGCCGCTCGGGCCTGCCGGACGATCTGTTCGTCCACGACGGCCAGATCACCAAGCGGCCTGTGCGCGCGCTCGCGCTTTCGGCGCTGGCGCCTCGGCCCGGTGAGCGGCTGTGGGACATCGGCGCCGGATCGGGATCGATCTCCGTGGAGTGGGCGCTGTGTGGCGGGACGGCGATTGCGGTCGAGGCGCGCGAGGATCGCGTCGCCAACATCCAAAAAAATGCTGCTGCGTTCGGGCTGGCGCATCGAATTACTGTTGTCACGGGGATATCGCCTGGAGCGCTTGCTACGCTGGATGCACCGGATGCCGTGTTCATCGGCGGCGGTCTCGACAACGCGACGTTCGATGCCATCTGGTCGCGGCTAGCGCCAGGAACGCGGCTCGTCGCACATTCGGTCACGCTGGAGACGGAAGCGCTGCTCGGCGAGCTCCATCAGCGCCACGGCGGCGAGCTGATGCGGGTGGAGATTTCGCATGCCGCCCCGCTTGGTCGCTACCGGTCATGGGAGGCAGCGCGCCCCGTGGTGCAGTGGAGTGTGGTGCGATGA
- a CDS encoding cobalamin biosynthesis protein, whose product MKVAGLGFKRDVTLASLREALLAAGAAEGLAAVATVSDKADSEALKQLARECGVPIKAVPVEALAGIDTLTQSKLVAEKFGTGSVAEAAALAVAGPRARLIATRVVSQDRTATAAIAEGDGA is encoded by the coding sequence ATGAAGGTCGCCGGACTCGGCTTCAAGCGCGATGTGACATTGGCTTCGTTGCGCGAAGCGCTGCTCGCTGCCGGCGCTGCGGAAGGGCTTGCGGCGGTGGCGACCGTCAGCGACAAGGCTGACAGCGAGGCGCTGAAGCAACTCGCACGTGAGTGCGGCGTGCCGATCAAGGCCGTTCCCGTCGAAGCGCTGGCTGGCATCGACACGCTCACGCAATCGAAGCTCGTTGCGGAGAAGTTCGGCACCGGATCGGTCGCCGAGGCTGCGGCGCTCGCGGTCGCCGGTCCGCGCGCGCGGTTGATTGCAACGCGGGTTGTCTCGCAGGATCGCACCGCGACCGCCGCGATTGCCGAAGGAGACGGCGCATGA